From the genome of Bactrocera oleae isolate idBacOlea1 chromosome 2, idBacOlea1, whole genome shotgun sequence, one region includes:
- the KrT95D gene encoding phosphofurin acidic cluster sorting protein 2 isoform X3 — translation MKMVDKSSKLDKFSANMGVSGTGAGGSGGGGSGVNSGFTAGASGLLHTGVGSQNGQKPVPMKLFAAWEVDRTPPNCMPRLCSLTITRLSILTPLPGDMTSLTLAVKMQSSKRTLRSHEIPINSSGFTQSGSSGGAVTGSTAPNSGGGGGVAGNSIQQSNSGAALIGSGCGSAQMGSAIIGTPGNIGNTGIGIGGSGSGASMTMSGFAVVGGGATTMPLAETELDLHFSLQYPHFIKRDGNSNRIGYNLPFSPFSRSNAHRLVILLQRRKKYKSRTILGYKTLAEGIIRMDAVLQKSMDMTVELTATGKNGRPGTTVACLRAERVSSIPVDQDNKNNNSVLLADRVAEYSDEDEEGEFSSGEFNDDAAELGITGYDPKRDYNPSKHDMRKYRKLQRSEVEDVALGTNPVDSDSEFEMKDKSSSRAKISRTISLQQRNFKQKIVALLKRFKASEELEGEVSRGTAALRGERDLDALFQELESLSCCEGDDSGPDMDSLSIGSTPKPSLRPFFTNSRIMLHDNSVGGDRPTDYRNDSSGNEGNAFNTDGQNSDPQNSPPRSDKDYMRLQLLQQTQQQLTPVSGGGNSGSAFTFSEKRSRLFRSSSNTPSGAGSGSGGGGAIGMGMSKKKQTLSLTAEPRSVLETCLSPTNVEPRKLLLDQLSRIFASDDTNLPDVVTLISPPEALSGSALMPKLTTLLANSFKPAFVPQNTAEVKAVLQALMGKIQKYCNSNAKPPNTVKILLLGGDWLQGAALRHYVELMGVRPPDWLNHLRFYIVPIGSGSTIARHLSQVDLTYGAMFGSDNWYQLCERVAATAAAVSAVTTVNASALSTTLGDSVTANKSDIVEMVQRIQRYLHAAGPCTQIPIGEAMVNYKDEDSRQIFVPFVSDVRIGYLEGPQVSLDLEETATQAGGNTGAQQSLNMSSAIPIGNCNATNLSGAGGVAGGNNAPSGSPPQSGRISPPQQTPPSSANALRDRGGDSINTPTAQSSAASESVELQVDYWPIIRPGDYTPKEKSITRSGDQGGKSSIKSTFRNLQVWRLPQNAQLGEMSHGMTVNFATKEKKQKQIMRLGKKKEKDRDLEKEQCVEGVARLICSPKPSHPVPLRVFIDGTEWTGVKFFQLSSQWQTHVKNFPIALIGCTPMSCSEIS, via the exons ACTATGTTCGTTGACAATAACGCGCCTATCCATACTGACACCATTGCCCGGCGATATGACGTCACTAACGTTGGCTGTCAAGATGCAGAGCTCCAAACGCACGCTACGCTCCCACGAGATACCCATAAACAGTAGTGGTTTTACGCAAAGTGGCTCATCCGGTGGGGCAGTAACCGGTTCGACTGCCCCCAATAGTGGTGGGGGCGGCGGCGTTGCTGGCAACAGTATACAGCAAAGCAACTCCGGAGCTGCACTTATCGGCAGCGGCTGTGGCAGCGCACAAATGGGTTCGGCCATAATTGGCACACCCGGAAATATTGGAAACACGGGCATTGGCATTGGCGGAAGTGGCAGCGGTGCGTCCATGACGATGAGCGGTTTCGCCGTTGTCGGAGGCGGTGCTACGACGATGCCACTGGCAGAGACTGAACTAGATCTACACTTTAGCCTCCAGTATCCGCATTTTATTAAGCGCGACGGCAATAG caatcgcATTGGCTACAATTTACCCTTTTCTCCCTTCTCACGCTCAAACGCGCATAGACTGGTTATATTGTTGCAACGacgcaaaaaatacaaatcacGCACCATCTTGGGCTACAAAACCCTTGCCGAGGGCATTATACGCATGGATGCAGTGCTGCAAAAGTCCATGGATATGACGGTCGAACTGACGGCAACTGGCAAGAATGGCCGACCGGGCACCACGGTGGCGTGTCTGCGCGCCGAACGCGTCTCTTCCATTCCTGTTGATCAAGACAATAAGAATAACAATAGTGTCCTATTAGCAG ATCGCGTTGCTGAATATTCGGACGAGGACGAAGAAGGAGAATTCAGTTCTGGTGAATTTAACGATGACGCCGCCGAGCTAGGTATCACCGGTTACGATCCCAAGCGGGACTACAATCCGAGCAAGCACGATATGCGCAAGTATCGCAAACTGCAACGCTCCGAGGTGGAAGACGTCGCTCTTGGCACCAACCCAGTGGATAGTGACAGTGAATTTGAGATGAAGGACAAGAGCTCTTCACGGGCGAAGATCAGTCGG ACAATTTCATTACAACAACGTAATTTCAAGCAAAAAATTGTCGCTTTGCTGAAACGTTTCAAAGCCTCCGAGGAGTTGGAGGGTGAGGTGAGCCGTGGCACGGCAGCTCTTCGTGGCGAACGCGATTTGGATGCACTCTTCCAGGAGCTCGAGTCGCTGTCATGCTGCGAGGGCGATGATTCTGGTCCCGACATGGACAGCTTGTCAATTGGATCGACACCAAAACCTTCGCTGCGCCCATTTTTCACCAATTCGCGGATAATGCTGCACGACAATAGCGTCGGTGGTG ATCGCCCGACGGACTACCGGAACGACAGCTCTGGCAATGAGGGCAACGCTTTCAATACCGATGGCCAGAACTCCGACCCACAGAACAGTCCTCCACGTAGCGACAAAGACTACATGCGTTTGCAGTTATTGCAACAAACACAACAGCAATTGACTCCAGTGAGCGGTGGGGGTAACAGCGGCAGTGCTTTCACTTTTAGCGAGAAGCGTTCGCGTCTGTTTCGGTCATCGAGCAATACACCAAGTGGCGCTGGCAGCGGTAGTGGCGGCGGTGGTGCCATTGGCATGGGCATGAGTAAGAAAAAGCAGACGCTTAGCTTAACAGCTGAGCCACGTTCAGTATTAGAGACATGTCTGTCGCCGACAAATGTGGAACCGAGAAAACTGTTGCTCGATCAATTGAGCCGAATATTCGCCAGTGACGACACAAATCTTCCCGATGTGGTCACATTAATTAGCCCCCCTGAGGCGCTAAGTGGCAGTGCACTAATGCCCAAACTGACAACGTTGTTGGCAAACTCCTTCAAGCCAGCTTTTGTACCGCAAAATACGGCGGAAGTGAAGGCGGTGCTCCAGGCGTTAATGGGCAAGATACAAAAATA CTGCAACTCGAATGCGAAGCCACCGAATACGGTGAAAATATTACTATTAGGAGGCGATTGGCTGCAGGGCGCAGCCTTACGGCATTACGTCGAGTTGATGGGTGTACGTCCCCCGGACTGGCTGAATCATTTGCGGTTCTACATTGTGCCGATCGGCAGCGGCAGCACAATAGCGCGTCATCTCAGCCAGGTGGATTTGACATATGGTGCCATGTTTGGTTCGGACAATTGGTATCAATTGTGCGAGCGCGTAGCGGCGACTGCGGCGGCGGTTAGTGCCGTAACGACGGTGAATGCCTCGGCGTTGTCAACGACGCTCGGCGACTCGGTTACGGCGAATAAATCCGACATCGTGGAGATGGTGCAACGCATACAGCGTTATTTACACGCCGCCGGACCATGCACTCAGATTCCCATTGGTGAGGCTATGGTCAATTACAAGGACGAGGATTCACGTCAAATATTTGTGCCATTCGTTAGT GATGTGCGAATTGGTTATTTGGAGGGCCCACAAGTCTCACTCGATCTCGAAGAGACCGCCACGCAAGCTGGCGGCAATACTGGCGCGCAACAGTCGCTGAATATGTCCAGCGCCATACCCATTGGAAATTGCAATGCCACGAATTTATCTGGGGCCGGTGGCGTGGCTGGGGGCAACAACGCACCATCTGGTTCGCCACCCCAGAGCGGTAGGATCTCACCCCCTCAGCAAACGCCACCCTCGTCGGCTAACGCGCTACGTGATCGTGGTGGCGATTCGATTAACACACCCACAGCGCAGTCGAGCGCCGCATCCGAGTCGGTGGAATTGCAAGTGGATTATTGGCCCATTATTCGACCAGGTGATTACACACCCAAAGAAAAAAGTATAACGCGTAGTGGCGATCAGGGTGGTAAGAGTAGCATTAAGAGCACATTTAGGAATCTACAGGTTTGGCGGCTACCGCAGAATGCCCAATTAGGCGAAATGTCCCATGGCATGACAGTGAATTTCGCGACCAAAGAAAAGAAACAGAAACAAA TTATGCGCCTGGGTAAGAAAAAGGAAAAAGACCGTGATCTTGAAAAGGAGCAGTGCGTCGAAGGTGTGGCGCGTTTGATTTGCTCCCCCAAACCGTCGCACCCAGTACCGTTAAGAG TTTTCATCGATGGCACAGAATGGACTGGTGTGAAATTCTTCCAGTTGTCTTCGCAATGGCAAACACACGTAAAGAATTTTCCAATTGCTCTCATTGGTTGTACGCCAATGTCTTGTTCTGAGATATCCTag
- the KrT95D gene encoding phosphofurin acidic cluster sorting protein 2 isoform X1: protein MKMVDKSSKLDKFSANMGVSGTGAGGSGGGGSGVNSGFTAGASGLLHTGVGSQNGQKPVPMKLFAAWEVDRTPPNCMPRLCSLTITRLSILTPLPGDMTSLTLAVKMQSSKRTLRSHEIPINSSGFTQSGSSGGAVTGSTAPNSGGGGGVAGNSIQQSNSGAALIGSGCGSAQMGSAIIGTPGNIGNTGIGIGGSGSGASMTMSGFAVVGGGATTMPLAETELDLHFSLQYPHFIKRDGNSNRIGYNLPFSPFSRSNAHRLVILLQRRKKYKSRTILGYKTLAEGIIRMDAVLQKSMDMTVELTATGKNGRPGTTVACLRAERVSSIPVDQDNKNNNSVLLADRVAEYSDEDEEGEFSSGEFNDDAAELGITGYDPKRDYNPSKHDMRKYRKLQRSEVEDVALGTNPVDSDSEFEMKDKSSSRAKISRTISLQQRNFKQKIVALLKRFKASEELEGEVSRGTAALRGERDLDALFQELESLSCCEGDDSGPDMDSLSIGSTPKPSLRPFFTNSRIMLHDNSVGGGNFERRSSDKSDQLTNSSFNYDNTRQKCIHLTNNNNNSATTPDRPTDYRNDSSGNEGNAFNTDGQNSDPQNSPPRSDKDYMRLQLLQQTQQQLTPVSGGGNSGSAFTFSEKRSRLFRSSSNTPSGAGSGSGGGGAIGMGMSKKKQTLSLTAEPRSVLETCLSPTNVEPRKLLLDQLSRIFASDDTNLPDVVTLISPPEALSGSALMPKLTTLLANSFKPAFVPQNTAEVKAVLQALMGKIQKYCNSNAKPPNTVKILLLGGDWLQGAALRHYVELMGVRPPDWLNHLRFYIVPIGSGSTIARHLSQVDLTYGAMFGSDNWYQLCERVAATAAAVSAVTTVNASALSTTLGDSVTANKSDIVEMVQRIQRYLHAAGPCTQIPIGEAMVNYKDEDSRQIFVPFVSDVRIGYLEGPQVSLDLEETATQAGGNTGAQQSLNMSSAIPIGNCNATNLSGAGGVAGGNNAPSGSPPQSGRISPPQQTPPSSANALRDRGGDSINTPTAQSSAASESVELQVDYWPIIRPGDYTPKEKSITRSGDQGGKSSIKSTFRNLQVWRLPQNAQLGEMSHGMTVNFATKEKKQKQIMRLGKKKEKDRDLEKEQCVEGVARLICSPKPSHPVPLRVFIDGTEWTGVKFFQLSSQWQTHVKNFPIALIGCTPMSCSEIS from the exons ACTATGTTCGTTGACAATAACGCGCCTATCCATACTGACACCATTGCCCGGCGATATGACGTCACTAACGTTGGCTGTCAAGATGCAGAGCTCCAAACGCACGCTACGCTCCCACGAGATACCCATAAACAGTAGTGGTTTTACGCAAAGTGGCTCATCCGGTGGGGCAGTAACCGGTTCGACTGCCCCCAATAGTGGTGGGGGCGGCGGCGTTGCTGGCAACAGTATACAGCAAAGCAACTCCGGAGCTGCACTTATCGGCAGCGGCTGTGGCAGCGCACAAATGGGTTCGGCCATAATTGGCACACCCGGAAATATTGGAAACACGGGCATTGGCATTGGCGGAAGTGGCAGCGGTGCGTCCATGACGATGAGCGGTTTCGCCGTTGTCGGAGGCGGTGCTACGACGATGCCACTGGCAGAGACTGAACTAGATCTACACTTTAGCCTCCAGTATCCGCATTTTATTAAGCGCGACGGCAATAG caatcgcATTGGCTACAATTTACCCTTTTCTCCCTTCTCACGCTCAAACGCGCATAGACTGGTTATATTGTTGCAACGacgcaaaaaatacaaatcacGCACCATCTTGGGCTACAAAACCCTTGCCGAGGGCATTATACGCATGGATGCAGTGCTGCAAAAGTCCATGGATATGACGGTCGAACTGACGGCAACTGGCAAGAATGGCCGACCGGGCACCACGGTGGCGTGTCTGCGCGCCGAACGCGTCTCTTCCATTCCTGTTGATCAAGACAATAAGAATAACAATAGTGTCCTATTAGCAG ATCGCGTTGCTGAATATTCGGACGAGGACGAAGAAGGAGAATTCAGTTCTGGTGAATTTAACGATGACGCCGCCGAGCTAGGTATCACCGGTTACGATCCCAAGCGGGACTACAATCCGAGCAAGCACGATATGCGCAAGTATCGCAAACTGCAACGCTCCGAGGTGGAAGACGTCGCTCTTGGCACCAACCCAGTGGATAGTGACAGTGAATTTGAGATGAAGGACAAGAGCTCTTCACGGGCGAAGATCAGTCGG ACAATTTCATTACAACAACGTAATTTCAAGCAAAAAATTGTCGCTTTGCTGAAACGTTTCAAAGCCTCCGAGGAGTTGGAGGGTGAGGTGAGCCGTGGCACGGCAGCTCTTCGTGGCGAACGCGATTTGGATGCACTCTTCCAGGAGCTCGAGTCGCTGTCATGCTGCGAGGGCGATGATTCTGGTCCCGACATGGACAGCTTGTCAATTGGATCGACACCAAAACCTTCGCTGCGCCCATTTTTCACCAATTCGCGGATAATGCTGCACGACAATAGCGTCGGTGGTG GCAACTTTGAACGCAGATCATCGGATAAAAGCGACCAATTGACCAATTCGTCATTCAATTATGATAATACTAgacaaaaatgcattcatttaacaaacaataacaataattcgGCAACAACACCAG ATCGCCCGACGGACTACCGGAACGACAGCTCTGGCAATGAGGGCAACGCTTTCAATACCGATGGCCAGAACTCCGACCCACAGAACAGTCCTCCACGTAGCGACAAAGACTACATGCGTTTGCAGTTATTGCAACAAACACAACAGCAATTGACTCCAGTGAGCGGTGGGGGTAACAGCGGCAGTGCTTTCACTTTTAGCGAGAAGCGTTCGCGTCTGTTTCGGTCATCGAGCAATACACCAAGTGGCGCTGGCAGCGGTAGTGGCGGCGGTGGTGCCATTGGCATGGGCATGAGTAAGAAAAAGCAGACGCTTAGCTTAACAGCTGAGCCACGTTCAGTATTAGAGACATGTCTGTCGCCGACAAATGTGGAACCGAGAAAACTGTTGCTCGATCAATTGAGCCGAATATTCGCCAGTGACGACACAAATCTTCCCGATGTGGTCACATTAATTAGCCCCCCTGAGGCGCTAAGTGGCAGTGCACTAATGCCCAAACTGACAACGTTGTTGGCAAACTCCTTCAAGCCAGCTTTTGTACCGCAAAATACGGCGGAAGTGAAGGCGGTGCTCCAGGCGTTAATGGGCAAGATACAAAAATA CTGCAACTCGAATGCGAAGCCACCGAATACGGTGAAAATATTACTATTAGGAGGCGATTGGCTGCAGGGCGCAGCCTTACGGCATTACGTCGAGTTGATGGGTGTACGTCCCCCGGACTGGCTGAATCATTTGCGGTTCTACATTGTGCCGATCGGCAGCGGCAGCACAATAGCGCGTCATCTCAGCCAGGTGGATTTGACATATGGTGCCATGTTTGGTTCGGACAATTGGTATCAATTGTGCGAGCGCGTAGCGGCGACTGCGGCGGCGGTTAGTGCCGTAACGACGGTGAATGCCTCGGCGTTGTCAACGACGCTCGGCGACTCGGTTACGGCGAATAAATCCGACATCGTGGAGATGGTGCAACGCATACAGCGTTATTTACACGCCGCCGGACCATGCACTCAGATTCCCATTGGTGAGGCTATGGTCAATTACAAGGACGAGGATTCACGTCAAATATTTGTGCCATTCGTTAGT GATGTGCGAATTGGTTATTTGGAGGGCCCACAAGTCTCACTCGATCTCGAAGAGACCGCCACGCAAGCTGGCGGCAATACTGGCGCGCAACAGTCGCTGAATATGTCCAGCGCCATACCCATTGGAAATTGCAATGCCACGAATTTATCTGGGGCCGGTGGCGTGGCTGGGGGCAACAACGCACCATCTGGTTCGCCACCCCAGAGCGGTAGGATCTCACCCCCTCAGCAAACGCCACCCTCGTCGGCTAACGCGCTACGTGATCGTGGTGGCGATTCGATTAACACACCCACAGCGCAGTCGAGCGCCGCATCCGAGTCGGTGGAATTGCAAGTGGATTATTGGCCCATTATTCGACCAGGTGATTACACACCCAAAGAAAAAAGTATAACGCGTAGTGGCGATCAGGGTGGTAAGAGTAGCATTAAGAGCACATTTAGGAATCTACAGGTTTGGCGGCTACCGCAGAATGCCCAATTAGGCGAAATGTCCCATGGCATGACAGTGAATTTCGCGACCAAAGAAAAGAAACAGAAACAAA TTATGCGCCTGGGTAAGAAAAAGGAAAAAGACCGTGATCTTGAAAAGGAGCAGTGCGTCGAAGGTGTGGCGCGTTTGATTTGCTCCCCCAAACCGTCGCACCCAGTACCGTTAAGAG TTTTCATCGATGGCACAGAATGGACTGGTGTGAAATTCTTCCAGTTGTCTTCGCAATGGCAAACACACGTAAAGAATTTTCCAATTGCTCTCATTGGTTGTACGCCAATGTCTTGTTCTGAGATATCCTag
- the KrT95D gene encoding phosphofurin acidic cluster sorting protein 2 isoform X2, with protein MKMVDKSSKLDKFSANMGVSGTGAGGSGGGGSGVNSGFTAGASGLLHTGVGSQNGQKPVPMKLFAAWEVDRTPPNCMPRLCSLTITRLSILTPLPGDMTSLTLAVKMQSSKRTLRSHEIPINSSGFTQSGSSGGAVTGSTAPNSGGGGGVAGNSIQQSNSGAALIGSGCGSAQMGSAIIGTPGNIGNTGIGIGGSGSGASMTMSGFAVVGGGATTMPLAETELDLHFSLQYPHFIKRDGNRLVILLQRRKKYKSRTILGYKTLAEGIIRMDAVLQKSMDMTVELTATGKNGRPGTTVACLRAERVSSIPVDQDNKNNNSVLLADRVAEYSDEDEEGEFSSGEFNDDAAELGITGYDPKRDYNPSKHDMRKYRKLQRSEVEDVALGTNPVDSDSEFEMKDKSSSRAKISRTISLQQRNFKQKIVALLKRFKASEELEGEVSRGTAALRGERDLDALFQELESLSCCEGDDSGPDMDSLSIGSTPKPSLRPFFTNSRIMLHDNSVGGGNFERRSSDKSDQLTNSSFNYDNTRQKCIHLTNNNNNSATTPDRPTDYRNDSSGNEGNAFNTDGQNSDPQNSPPRSDKDYMRLQLLQQTQQQLTPVSGGGNSGSAFTFSEKRSRLFRSSSNTPSGAGSGSGGGGAIGMGMSKKKQTLSLTAEPRSVLETCLSPTNVEPRKLLLDQLSRIFASDDTNLPDVVTLISPPEALSGSALMPKLTTLLANSFKPAFVPQNTAEVKAVLQALMGKIQKYCNSNAKPPNTVKILLLGGDWLQGAALRHYVELMGVRPPDWLNHLRFYIVPIGSGSTIARHLSQVDLTYGAMFGSDNWYQLCERVAATAAAVSAVTTVNASALSTTLGDSVTANKSDIVEMVQRIQRYLHAAGPCTQIPIGEAMVNYKDEDSRQIFVPFVSDVRIGYLEGPQVSLDLEETATQAGGNTGAQQSLNMSSAIPIGNCNATNLSGAGGVAGGNNAPSGSPPQSGRISPPQQTPPSSANALRDRGGDSINTPTAQSSAASESVELQVDYWPIIRPGDYTPKEKSITRSGDQGGKSSIKSTFRNLQVWRLPQNAQLGEMSHGMTVNFATKEKKQKQIMRLGKKKEKDRDLEKEQCVEGVARLICSPKPSHPVPLRVFIDGTEWTGVKFFQLSSQWQTHVKNFPIALIGCTPMSCSEIS; from the exons ACTATGTTCGTTGACAATAACGCGCCTATCCATACTGACACCATTGCCCGGCGATATGACGTCACTAACGTTGGCTGTCAAGATGCAGAGCTCCAAACGCACGCTACGCTCCCACGAGATACCCATAAACAGTAGTGGTTTTACGCAAAGTGGCTCATCCGGTGGGGCAGTAACCGGTTCGACTGCCCCCAATAGTGGTGGGGGCGGCGGCGTTGCTGGCAACAGTATACAGCAAAGCAACTCCGGAGCTGCACTTATCGGCAGCGGCTGTGGCAGCGCACAAATGGGTTCGGCCATAATTGGCACACCCGGAAATATTGGAAACACGGGCATTGGCATTGGCGGAAGTGGCAGCGGTGCGTCCATGACGATGAGCGGTTTCGCCGTTGTCGGAGGCGGTGCTACGACGATGCCACTGGCAGAGACTGAACTAGATCTACACTTTAGCCTCCAGTATCCGCATTTTATTAAGCGCGACGGCAATAG ACTGGTTATATTGTTGCAACGacgcaaaaaatacaaatcacGCACCATCTTGGGCTACAAAACCCTTGCCGAGGGCATTATACGCATGGATGCAGTGCTGCAAAAGTCCATGGATATGACGGTCGAACTGACGGCAACTGGCAAGAATGGCCGACCGGGCACCACGGTGGCGTGTCTGCGCGCCGAACGCGTCTCTTCCATTCCTGTTGATCAAGACAATAAGAATAACAATAGTGTCCTATTAGCAG ATCGCGTTGCTGAATATTCGGACGAGGACGAAGAAGGAGAATTCAGTTCTGGTGAATTTAACGATGACGCCGCCGAGCTAGGTATCACCGGTTACGATCCCAAGCGGGACTACAATCCGAGCAAGCACGATATGCGCAAGTATCGCAAACTGCAACGCTCCGAGGTGGAAGACGTCGCTCTTGGCACCAACCCAGTGGATAGTGACAGTGAATTTGAGATGAAGGACAAGAGCTCTTCACGGGCGAAGATCAGTCGG ACAATTTCATTACAACAACGTAATTTCAAGCAAAAAATTGTCGCTTTGCTGAAACGTTTCAAAGCCTCCGAGGAGTTGGAGGGTGAGGTGAGCCGTGGCACGGCAGCTCTTCGTGGCGAACGCGATTTGGATGCACTCTTCCAGGAGCTCGAGTCGCTGTCATGCTGCGAGGGCGATGATTCTGGTCCCGACATGGACAGCTTGTCAATTGGATCGACACCAAAACCTTCGCTGCGCCCATTTTTCACCAATTCGCGGATAATGCTGCACGACAATAGCGTCGGTGGTG GCAACTTTGAACGCAGATCATCGGATAAAAGCGACCAATTGACCAATTCGTCATTCAATTATGATAATACTAgacaaaaatgcattcatttaacaaacaataacaataattcgGCAACAACACCAG ATCGCCCGACGGACTACCGGAACGACAGCTCTGGCAATGAGGGCAACGCTTTCAATACCGATGGCCAGAACTCCGACCCACAGAACAGTCCTCCACGTAGCGACAAAGACTACATGCGTTTGCAGTTATTGCAACAAACACAACAGCAATTGACTCCAGTGAGCGGTGGGGGTAACAGCGGCAGTGCTTTCACTTTTAGCGAGAAGCGTTCGCGTCTGTTTCGGTCATCGAGCAATACACCAAGTGGCGCTGGCAGCGGTAGTGGCGGCGGTGGTGCCATTGGCATGGGCATGAGTAAGAAAAAGCAGACGCTTAGCTTAACAGCTGAGCCACGTTCAGTATTAGAGACATGTCTGTCGCCGACAAATGTGGAACCGAGAAAACTGTTGCTCGATCAATTGAGCCGAATATTCGCCAGTGACGACACAAATCTTCCCGATGTGGTCACATTAATTAGCCCCCCTGAGGCGCTAAGTGGCAGTGCACTAATGCCCAAACTGACAACGTTGTTGGCAAACTCCTTCAAGCCAGCTTTTGTACCGCAAAATACGGCGGAAGTGAAGGCGGTGCTCCAGGCGTTAATGGGCAAGATACAAAAATA CTGCAACTCGAATGCGAAGCCACCGAATACGGTGAAAATATTACTATTAGGAGGCGATTGGCTGCAGGGCGCAGCCTTACGGCATTACGTCGAGTTGATGGGTGTACGTCCCCCGGACTGGCTGAATCATTTGCGGTTCTACATTGTGCCGATCGGCAGCGGCAGCACAATAGCGCGTCATCTCAGCCAGGTGGATTTGACATATGGTGCCATGTTTGGTTCGGACAATTGGTATCAATTGTGCGAGCGCGTAGCGGCGACTGCGGCGGCGGTTAGTGCCGTAACGACGGTGAATGCCTCGGCGTTGTCAACGACGCTCGGCGACTCGGTTACGGCGAATAAATCCGACATCGTGGAGATGGTGCAACGCATACAGCGTTATTTACACGCCGCCGGACCATGCACTCAGATTCCCATTGGTGAGGCTATGGTCAATTACAAGGACGAGGATTCACGTCAAATATTTGTGCCATTCGTTAGT GATGTGCGAATTGGTTATTTGGAGGGCCCACAAGTCTCACTCGATCTCGAAGAGACCGCCACGCAAGCTGGCGGCAATACTGGCGCGCAACAGTCGCTGAATATGTCCAGCGCCATACCCATTGGAAATTGCAATGCCACGAATTTATCTGGGGCCGGTGGCGTGGCTGGGGGCAACAACGCACCATCTGGTTCGCCACCCCAGAGCGGTAGGATCTCACCCCCTCAGCAAACGCCACCCTCGTCGGCTAACGCGCTACGTGATCGTGGTGGCGATTCGATTAACACACCCACAGCGCAGTCGAGCGCCGCATCCGAGTCGGTGGAATTGCAAGTGGATTATTGGCCCATTATTCGACCAGGTGATTACACACCCAAAGAAAAAAGTATAACGCGTAGTGGCGATCAGGGTGGTAAGAGTAGCATTAAGAGCACATTTAGGAATCTACAGGTTTGGCGGCTACCGCAGAATGCCCAATTAGGCGAAATGTCCCATGGCATGACAGTGAATTTCGCGACCAAAGAAAAGAAACAGAAACAAA TTATGCGCCTGGGTAAGAAAAAGGAAAAAGACCGTGATCTTGAAAAGGAGCAGTGCGTCGAAGGTGTGGCGCGTTTGATTTGCTCCCCCAAACCGTCGCACCCAGTACCGTTAAGAG TTTTCATCGATGGCACAGAATGGACTGGTGTGAAATTCTTCCAGTTGTCTTCGCAATGGCAAACACACGTAAAGAATTTTCCAATTGCTCTCATTGGTTGTACGCCAATGTCTTGTTCTGAGATATCCTag